From Cellulomonas dongxiuzhuiae, the proteins below share one genomic window:
- a CDS encoding adenylate kinase, which translates to MSSRLVLLGPPGAGKGTQAARLAEKLGIPAISTGDIFRSNIKNGTELGRRVQDITASGALVPDELTNELVRDRLAQADAVEGFLLDGYPRNVAQVAALDEILAAAGHELDLAVELTVDPQVVVDRLTKRAQIEGRADDTEDVVRHRLGVYAEQTAPISQVYAARGVLVQVDGLGEVDDVTARLLAVLSTSAS; encoded by the coding sequence TTGAGTTCACGTCTGGTCCTGCTCGGCCCTCCCGGTGCGGGCAAGGGAACGCAGGCCGCCCGCCTGGCCGAGAAGCTGGGCATCCCGGCCATCTCGACGGGCGACATCTTCCGCTCCAACATCAAGAACGGCACGGAGCTCGGGCGACGCGTGCAGGACATCACGGCATCCGGTGCGCTGGTCCCGGACGAGCTCACCAACGAGCTCGTCCGTGACCGGCTCGCCCAGGCCGACGCGGTCGAGGGGTTCCTGCTCGACGGGTACCCCCGCAACGTCGCCCAGGTCGCGGCGCTCGACGAGATCCTGGCTGCCGCGGGGCACGAGCTCGACCTCGCGGTCGAGCTCACCGTCGACCCGCAGGTCGTCGTCGACCGGCTGACGAAGCGTGCACAGATCGAGGGGCGCGCGGACGACACCGAGGACGTCGTCCGGCACCGGCTCGGCGTGTACGCCGAGCAGACGGCGCCCATCTCGCAGGTCTACGCCGCCCGCGGCGTGCTCGTGCAGGTCGACGGGCTGGGCGAGGTCGACGACGTGACGGCTCGGCTCCTCGCCGTGCTGAGCACGTCCGCCTCCTAG
- the secY gene encoding preprotein translocase subunit SecY yields the protein MLSAFARAFRTPDLRRKLLFTIGMMVLFRVGSFLPTPGVSYPNVQACIEQTADNDLLGLVNLFSGGALLQLSVFSLGIMPYITASIIVQLLRVVIPKFEELHKEGQSGTAKLTQYTRYLTIGLAILQSTTIITFARSGNLFQGCTLEVIPNDTPLTLLIMVITMTAGTGLIMWFGELITERGVGNGMSLLIFTSIAASFPGALWSIAGGNNGVGKFVAVLAIVVLVIGLVVFVEQSQRRIPVQYAKRMVGRRMYGGSSTYIPIKINMAGVIPVIFASSLLAVPTLIAQFGDATAGWVQWISVNVADPAAPLHMAIYIVLIIFFCFFYTAITFNPDEVADNMKKYGGFIPGIRAGRPTAEYLDYVITRITTPGSLYLALVALIPMIAFIVLGVGANIPFGGASILIVVGVGLETVKQIESQLQQRHYEGFLR from the coding sequence GTGCTCAGTGCATTCGCTCGGGCGTTCAGGACGCCCGACCTGCGGCGCAAGCTGCTCTTCACCATCGGGATGATGGTGCTCTTCCGCGTCGGGTCGTTCCTGCCGACCCCCGGGGTGAGCTATCCCAACGTCCAGGCCTGTATCGAGCAGACCGCCGACAACGACCTCCTGGGCCTCGTCAACCTGTTCAGTGGCGGCGCGCTCCTGCAGCTGTCCGTCTTCTCGCTCGGGATCATGCCGTACATCACGGCGAGCATCATCGTGCAGCTCCTGCGCGTGGTGATCCCCAAGTTCGAGGAGCTCCACAAGGAGGGGCAGTCCGGCACCGCGAAGCTCACGCAGTACACGCGGTACCTGACCATCGGCCTGGCGATCCTGCAGTCGACGACGATCATCACCTTCGCGCGCAGCGGCAACCTGTTCCAGGGCTGCACGCTCGAGGTCATCCCGAACGACACGCCGCTGACGCTGCTGATCATGGTCATCACCATGACCGCGGGTACCGGCCTGATCATGTGGTTCGGCGAGCTCATCACCGAGCGCGGTGTCGGCAACGGCATGTCGCTGCTCATCTTCACGTCGATCGCCGCGTCGTTCCCCGGCGCCCTGTGGTCGATCGCCGGCGGAAACAACGGTGTCGGCAAGTTCGTCGCGGTCCTCGCCATCGTGGTGCTGGTCATCGGGCTGGTCGTGTTCGTCGAGCAGTCGCAGCGCCGCATCCCGGTGCAGTACGCGAAGCGCATGGTCGGGCGCCGCATGTACGGCGGGTCGAGCACCTACATCCCGATCAAGATCAACATGGCCGGCGTCATCCCCGTGATCTTCGCGTCCTCGCTGCTCGCGGTGCCGACGCTGATCGCGCAGTTCGGTGACGCGACCGCGGGCTGGGTGCAGTGGATCAGCGTGAACGTGGCCGACCCGGCCGCGCCGCTGCACATGGCGATCTACATCGTCCTCATCATCTTCTTCTGCTTCTTCTACACGGCGATCACGTTCAACCCGGACGAGGTCGCGGACAACATGAAGAAGTACGGCGGCTTCATCCCGGGCATCCGGGCCGGCCGGCCGACGGCCGAGTACCTCGACTACGTGATCACGCGCATCACGACGCCGGGCTCGCTCTACCTCGCCCTCGTCGCGCTGATCCCGATGATCGCCTTCATCGTGCTCGGCGTCGGTGCCAACATCCCGTTCGGCGGGGCGTCGATCCTCATCGTGGTGGGCGTCGGCCTCGAGACCGTCAAGCAGATCGAGTCGCAGCTGCAGCAGCGGCACTACGAAGGGTTCTTGCGTTGA
- a CDS encoding signal peptidase I produces MTATRAPRDSWSSGVLSAVTTALVLAVLVLAVALTVVPRMLDGAALTVLTGSMVPTYDPGDVVVVRGVKDAATEVRVGDVVSFQPLPDDPTLVTHRVVSFRSTADGPRWVTRGDANGADDEPLQAQQIKAEVVYHVPYVGHVTLAAGQHRSTIVVGAAIALVVYGAWMVLSPDRARRAARDAAADPAVGLAEDPTDADATAEQRASSDKVAS; encoded by the coding sequence ATGACCGCCACCCGCGCACCGCGCGACAGCTGGTCGTCGGGCGTCCTGTCGGCCGTCACCACGGCCCTCGTCCTCGCGGTGCTGGTGCTCGCGGTGGCGCTGACGGTCGTGCCGCGCATGCTCGACGGCGCGGCGCTGACCGTGCTGACGGGCTCGATGGTGCCGACCTACGACCCCGGCGACGTGGTCGTCGTGCGTGGCGTCAAGGACGCCGCGACCGAGGTCCGTGTCGGAGACGTCGTGTCGTTCCAGCCGTTGCCGGACGACCCGACGCTCGTCACCCACCGCGTCGTGTCCTTCCGCTCGACGGCGGACGGCCCGCGCTGGGTCACGCGCGGCGACGCGAACGGCGCCGATGACGAGCCCCTGCAGGCCCAGCAGATCAAGGCCGAGGTCGTCTACCACGTGCCTTACGTCGGGCACGTGACGCTGGCGGCCGGCCAGCACCGCTCCACCATCGTCGTGGGCGCCGCCATCGCGCTCGTCGTCTACGGTGCGTGGATGGTGCTCAGCCCCGACCGCGCCCGCCGGGCCGCCCGCGACGCTGCAGCCGACCCGGCCGTGGGCCTCGCGGAGGACCCCACGGACGCCGACGCGACCGCCGAGCAGCGCGCCTCGAGCGACAAGGTCGCCTCGTGA
- a CDS encoding alternate-type signal peptide domain-containing protein, which yields MNKKTKGILAGTAGIALLTGGATFAEWSDDATQDGGTITSGNLEVAPVGTPTWYDVSSDRTDGADLAGLLTGRNGHVVDANWRIVPGDTAVAEFGFAVALEGDNLVANIDLTDIEALEGNGATVDYKVFNAAGTEITPATGNLIRLRGADGASDLGGAAITRTELDDTETTADVTVVVEVTFPDTLEDRDRVQTVVADLTDVGVSLEQVRTGAGF from the coding sequence ATGAACAAGAAGACCAAGGGCATCCTCGCCGGCACCGCCGGGATCGCGCTGCTCACGGGCGGTGCGACGTTCGCGGAGTGGAGCGACGACGCCACGCAGGACGGCGGCACGATCACGTCCGGCAACCTGGAGGTCGCGCCCGTCGGCACGCCCACCTGGTACGACGTCTCGAGCGACCGCACCGACGGTGCGGACCTGGCCGGCCTCCTCACGGGCCGCAACGGCCACGTCGTGGACGCGAACTGGCGGATCGTGCCGGGCGACACCGCCGTCGCGGAGTTCGGCTTCGCGGTCGCGCTCGAGGGCGACAACCTCGTCGCCAACATCGACCTCACCGACATCGAGGCCCTCGAGGGGAACGGCGCGACCGTCGACTACAAGGTGTTCAACGCCGCCGGTACCGAGATCACGCCCGCCACGGGCAACCTGATCCGCCTGCGGGGCGCCGACGGTGCGAGCGACCTGGGCGGCGCGGCGATCACCCGCACCGAGCTGGACGACACCGAGACGACGGCGGACGTGACCGTCGTCGTCGAGGTCACGTTCCCCGACACGCTCGAGGACCGGGACCGCGTGCAGACTGTCGTGGCCGACCTCACCGACGTGGGCGTCAGCCTCGAGCAGGTCCGCACGGGCGCCGGCTTCTGA
- a CDS encoding prealbumin-like fold domain-containing protein encodes MGAVASRQRRAGTRRAAVGAAAALVLGLGLAPVVGVLAATPAAAATGVAIDANLSNHRGTDATGGPAGSESNNCVRFDPTSPSADRWSSTEVRAAHGRPIRQTRYWIFGWFAWDDDSNPPCPATLDAAGYGPRSIGLLTQEQAPGQSVIGLTPGPTADVPNGGSFLLGTLRHHNNRVTTGTPFFRGALKLRVGGNVLSTDYVLNETAGTVNVAGLMRTETVTLNGMKYRLSVQGLKPAASSGSCANSSTGTFTETVTTVESAVSVNCLWGRLDQIRPLTVVKQAAAVGDSTSTIPASTFTSRSSVPTSPWLAPDFALTPAAVGSSVALAARDFQVTGESVTLTEHAPAASWELSSITCRDGLNAAIPSGLEINLASRSVTLANVPEATSAPAAPITCTFLSTYVAPTTLTLVSTTIPSGTTAVPTAGWSFTADGLGGPLVTAGAAGSAVGTIDVPSPTRSVRVTETVQAGYVLDRVSCRRSDQSVVPVAVTANHFDLTLERGRSYTCTVLNLRPGVSLVKQAFLASDTGFTTPLAAAQPRDAGTALVWRYTVRNTGQTTLSGILLRDATTVTTNGAGTTNGFASISCPGRPDIAAGTTVTIPTLAPGQEIRCQASGVL; translated from the coding sequence ATGGGCGCAGTTGCGAGCAGGCAGCGCAGGGCGGGCACACGTCGTGCCGCCGTCGGCGCAGCGGCCGCACTCGTGCTTGGTCTGGGGCTCGCGCCGGTCGTGGGCGTCCTGGCGGCGACCCCCGCCGCGGCTGCGACCGGTGTTGCCATCGACGCCAATCTCAGCAACCACCGCGGGACCGACGCGACCGGCGGACCTGCCGGCTCCGAGTCCAACAACTGCGTCCGGTTCGACCCGACCTCGCCCTCCGCCGACCGTTGGTCGTCCACGGAGGTACGCGCGGCGCACGGACGTCCGATCCGCCAGACTCGGTACTGGATCTTCGGGTGGTTCGCTTGGGACGACGACAGCAACCCCCCGTGCCCCGCCACGCTCGACGCGGCCGGATACGGCCCCAGGAGCATCGGTCTCCTCACCCAGGAACAGGCGCCAGGCCAAAGTGTCATCGGCCTGACGCCGGGGCCGACGGCCGACGTCCCGAACGGCGGCTCTTTCCTACTCGGTACCCTCAGGCACCACAACAACCGGGTCACGACGGGAACCCCGTTCTTCCGGGGTGCACTGAAACTCCGCGTCGGCGGAAACGTCCTCTCGACGGACTACGTCCTGAACGAGACAGCCGGCACGGTGAACGTCGCGGGTCTGATGCGCACGGAGACGGTGACGCTCAACGGCATGAAGTACCGGCTGAGCGTCCAGGGCTTGAAGCCTGCAGCCAGCAGCGGTAGCTGCGCGAACAGCTCGACGGGCACGTTCACCGAGACAGTCACCACGGTTGAGAGCGCCGTCAGCGTCAACTGCCTGTGGGGCAGGCTGGACCAGATTCGTCCCTTGACGGTCGTCAAGCAGGCCGCGGCGGTCGGTGACAGCACCTCCACGATCCCCGCCTCGACGTTCACGTCGAGGTCGAGCGTGCCGACCTCACCGTGGCTCGCTCCCGACTTCGCGCTCACGCCGGCCGCGGTCGGCAGCAGCGTGGCGCTGGCGGCCCGCGACTTCCAGGTGACGGGCGAGAGCGTCACTTTGACCGAGCACGCGCCGGCCGCGAGCTGGGAGCTGTCCTCGATCACCTGCCGTGACGGCTTGAACGCTGCAATCCCGTCCGGCCTGGAGATCAACCTGGCCAGCCGCAGCGTGACCCTCGCGAACGTCCCCGAGGCGACCTCTGCTCCCGCAGCCCCCATCACCTGCACCTTCCTCAGCACCTACGTCGCGCCGACGACGCTCACGCTCGTCAGCACCACCATCCCGAGCGGCACGACGGCGGTCCCGACCGCGGGCTGGTCGTTCACGGCGGACGGGCTCGGGGGACCGCTGGTGACGGCGGGTGCCGCCGGATCAGCCGTCGGGACCATCGACGTCCCGAGCCCGACCCGCTCCGTGCGTGTCACCGAGACCGTGCAGGCGGGCTACGTGCTCGACCGCGTGAGCTGCCGCCGCAGCGACCAGAGCGTCGTCCCGGTCGCGGTCACGGCGAACCACTTCGACCTCACGCTCGAGCGTGGCCGCAGCTACACGTGCACCGTGCTCAACCTGCGCCCGGGGGTGAGCCTCGTCAAGCAGGCGTTCCTCGCGAGCGACACCGGGTTCACCACGCCGCTCGCCGCCGCGCAGCCGCGCGACGCCGGCACGGCGCTGGTGTGGCGGTACACCGTGCGCAACACGGGCCAGACGACCCTGTCGGGCATCCTCCTGCGCGACGCGACCACCGTCACGACGAACGGAGCCGGGACGACCAACGGCTTCGCGTCCATCTCGTGCCCGGGCCGCCCCGACATCGCGGCCGGCACCACCGTGACCATCCCCACCCTGGCACCCGGCCAGGAGATCCGATGCCAGGCATCGGGGGTGCTGTGA
- the rplO gene encoding 50S ribosomal protein L15, which translates to MADDKKADKKADDTTVTEAPKAAKKAPAKKATAKTESAPAAEKKTKAASSAKADSSTAESSAKAEKAPAKKKAPTAAAKAAAEAAAQPGAGGTLKVHHLRPAPGAKTAKTRVGRGEASKGKTAGRGTKGTKARYQVPDRFEGGQMPLHMRLPKLRGFKNPFRVEYQVVNLDKLSALYPDGGDVTVADLVAKGAVRKGHRVKVLGDGELTVKVSVDVDKCSASAKDKIEAAGGSVAQG; encoded by the coding sequence ATGGCCGACGACAAGAAGGCTGACAAGAAGGCCGACGACACGACGGTGACCGAGGCGCCCAAGGCTGCCAAGAAGGCCCCGGCGAAGAAGGCCACCGCCAAGACGGAGTCCGCTCCGGCTGCGGAGAAGAAGACCAAGGCGGCCTCGTCCGCCAAGGCCGACTCCTCCACGGCTGAGTCCTCCGCGAAGGCCGAGAAGGCCCCGGCGAAGAAGAAGGCCCCGACGGCTGCCGCCAAGGCCGCTGCCGAGGCCGCTGCCCAGCCCGGCGCGGGGGGCACCCTCAAGGTGCACCACCTGCGTCCGGCCCCGGGCGCCAAGACCGCCAAGACCCGCGTGGGTCGTGGTGAGGCGTCCAAGGGCAAGACGGCCGGCCGTGGTACCAAGGGCACCAAGGCCCGGTACCAGGTGCCGGACCGCTTCGAGGGTGGGCAGATGCCGCTGCACATGCGGCTGCCCAAGCTCCGTGGCTTCAAGAACCCGTTCCGCGTCGAGTACCAGGTCGTCAACCTGGACAAGCTCTCGGCGCTGTACCCCGACGGTGGCGACGTGACGGTCGCCGACCTGGTCGCCAAGGGCGCGGTCCGCAAGGGCCACCGCGTCAAGGTGCTGGGCGACGGCGAGCTGACGGTCAAGGTCTCGGTCGACGTGGACAAGTGCTCCGCATCGGCGAAGGACAAGATCGAGGCCGCCGGCGGGAGTGTCGCGCAGGGCTGA
- the rpmD gene encoding 50S ribosomal protein L30 translates to MARLKVTQTRSAIGGKQNQRDTLRTLGLKRIGDVVVKEDRPEIRGMVNTVTHLVAVEEVE, encoded by the coding sequence ATGGCCCGCCTCAAGGTGACCCAGACCCGTTCCGCCATCGGCGGTAAGCAGAACCAGCGCGACACGCTGCGCACCCTGGGCCTGAAGCGGATCGGCGACGTCGTCGTCAAGGAGGACCGCCCTGAGATCCGCGGCATGGTCAACACGGTGACGCACCTGGTCGCGGTCGAGGAGGTCGAGTGA
- the rpsE gene encoding 30S ribosomal protein S5, whose product MAAPQRSNTGAGGTGGDRRDGGRRDGGRRDAPEKSAFVERVVTINRVAKVVKGGRRFSFTALVVVGDGDGTVGVGYGKAKEVPAAIAKGVEEAKKSFFRVPRIQGTIPHPVTGEKAAGVVFLRPASPGTGVIAGGPVRAVLECAGIHDVLSKSLGSTNAINIVHATVEALRSLEEPEAVAARRGLPLDHVAPHALLRAQAEGRAAAAAKAGA is encoded by the coding sequence ATGGCTGCTCCTCAGCGCAGCAACACCGGTGCCGGTGGCACCGGCGGCGACCGCCGGGACGGCGGCCGTCGTGACGGCGGGCGGCGTGACGCCCCCGAGAAGAGCGCGTTCGTCGAGCGCGTCGTGACGATCAACCGTGTCGCCAAGGTCGTCAAGGGCGGCCGCCGGTTCAGCTTCACCGCGCTCGTCGTGGTGGGCGACGGCGACGGCACGGTCGGCGTCGGCTACGGCAAGGCCAAGGAGGTGCCCGCGGCGATCGCCAAGGGTGTCGAGGAGGCGAAGAAGAGCTTCTTCCGCGTCCCCCGTATCCAGGGCACCATCCCTCACCCCGTCACGGGTGAGAAGGCCGCCGGTGTCGTCTTCCTGCGCCCCGCGTCGCCGGGTACCGGTGTGATCGCCGGTGGTCCGGTGCGTGCGGTGCTCGAGTGCGCCGGGATCCACGACGTGCTCAGCAAGTCGCTCGGGTCGACCAACGCGATCAACATCGTGCACGCGACGGTCGAGGCCCTGCGCTCCCTCGAGGAGCCCGAGGCCGTGGCCGCCCGTCGTGGGCTGCCGCTCGACCACGTCGCGCCGCACGCGCTGCTGCGCGCGCAGGCCGAGGGCCGTGCCGCTGCGGCCGCGAAGGCAGGTGCATGA
- the rplR gene encoding 50S ribosomal protein L18, with product MAIGIRGKGTTVARRRRHLRLRKKVVGTAARPRLVVTRSARHMTAQVVDDAIGKTLASASTLEVDLRGDDGDKTAKARKVGELVAARAKAVGVEAVVFDRGGNKYHGRVAAVADGAREGGLNL from the coding sequence ATGGCTATCGGCATCAGAGGCAAGGGCACGACCGTCGCACGTCGGCGTCGTCACCTGCGCCTGCGCAAGAAGGTGGTCGGTACGGCTGCTCGTCCCCGCCTCGTCGTGACGCGCTCCGCGCGGCACATGACCGCTCAGGTCGTGGACGACGCGATCGGCAAGACGCTCGCGTCTGCGTCGACCCTCGAGGTCGACCTGCGTGGCGACGACGGCGACAAGACCGCCAAGGCCCGCAAGGTCGGCGAGCTCGTGGCCGCTCGTGCCAAGGCTGTTGGCGTCGAGGCCGTCGTGTTCGACCGTGGCGGCAACAAGTACCACGGTCGGGTCGCTGCGGTCGCCGACGGCGCCCGTGAGGGCGGTCTGAACCTGTGA
- the rplF gene encoding 50S ribosomal protein L6 — MSRIGRIPVPVPAGVDVAIDDRVVTVKGPKGTLSHTIAAPLTVDRDDAGALVVSRPDDERNSRSLHGLTRTLLANLVTGVTEGYTKKLEIVGTGYRVLAKGDNLEFALGFSHPVVIEPPAGITFAVESATKFSVQGIDKQQVGEVAANIRKIRKPEPYKGKGVRYAGENVRRKVGKAGK; from the coding sequence ATGTCTCGAATCGGCAGGATCCCCGTCCCGGTGCCGGCAGGCGTCGATGTCGCCATCGACGACCGCGTGGTGACGGTCAAGGGTCCCAAGGGAACGCTCAGCCACACCATCGCGGCGCCCCTCACGGTGGACCGCGACGACGCGGGCGCCCTCGTGGTGTCGCGTCCCGACGACGAGCGCAACTCGCGCTCGCTGCACGGCCTGACCCGCACGCTGCTGGCCAACCTGGTCACCGGCGTGACGGAGGGCTACACCAAGAAGCTCGAGATCGTCGGCACCGGTTACCGCGTGCTGGCGAAGGGTGACAACCTCGAGTTCGCACTCGGCTTCAGCCACCCTGTGGTCATCGAGCCCCCGGCCGGCATCACGTTCGCGGTCGAGTCCGCGACGAAGTTCTCGGTCCAGGGCATCGACAAGCAGCAGGTGGGCGAGGTCGCCGCGAACATCCGCAAGATCCGCAAGCCGGAGCCCTACAAGGGCAAGGGCGTGCGGTACGCGGGCGAGAACGTGCGCCGCAAGGTCGGAAAGGCTGGGAAGTAG
- the rpsH gene encoding 30S ribosomal protein S8: MTMTDPIADFLTRLRNANSAHHDTVTIPFSKLKSHVAEILQAEGYISGWTVEDAPVGKNLTITLKYGPNRERALAGVKRVSKPGLRVYAKSTNLPKVLGGLGVAILSTSSGLLTDKQAAKKGVGGEVLAYVW; the protein is encoded by the coding sequence ATGACCATGACCGACCCGATCGCAGACTTCCTGACTCGTCTGCGCAACGCCAACTCGGCGCACCACGACACGGTGACGATCCCGTTCTCGAAGCTGAAGAGCCACGTCGCCGAGATCCTGCAGGCCGAGGGCTACATCTCCGGCTGGACCGTCGAGGACGCCCCTGTGGGCAAGAACCTCACGATCACGCTGAAGTACGGCCCCAACCGCGAGCGTGCGCTCGCCGGCGTCAAGCGCGTGTCCAAGCCGGGCCTGCGCGTGTACGCCAAGTCGACCAATCTGCCGAAGGTGCTCGGCGGCCTGGGTGTGGCGATCCTGTCCACGTCCTCGGGGCTGCTCACCGACAAGCAGGCCGCCAAGAAGGGCGTGGGTGGGGAAGTCCTCGCCTACGTCTGGTAA
- a CDS encoding type Z 30S ribosomal protein S14, whose amino-acid sequence MAKTALINKAAAKPKFAVRGYTRCQKCGRPHSVYRKFGLCRICVREMAHRGELPGVTKSSW is encoded by the coding sequence ATGGCGAAGACCGCCCTCATCAACAAGGCGGCTGCGAAGCCCAAGTTCGCGGTCCGCGGTTACACGCGTTGCCAGAAGTGCGGACGTCCGCACTCGGTGTACCGCAAGTTCGGCCTGTGCCGGATCTGCGTGCGGGAGATGGCCCACCGTGGCGAGCTCCCCGGCGTGACGAAGAGCAGCTGGTAA
- the rplE gene encoding 50S ribosomal protein L5 — MTETTIEAPALPRLKTRYNDEIRSALFEQFSHENINQVARLVKVVVNMGVGDAAKDSKLIEGAIRDLTQITGQKPQVTKARKSIAQFKLREGMPIGAHVTLRGDRAWEFLDRLLSTALPRIRDFRGLSPKQFDGHGNYTFGLVEQSVFHEIDQDKIDRVRGMDITIVTTATTDDEGRALLKLLGFPFKEN; from the coding sequence ATGACCGAGACCACCATCGAGGCCCCGGCTCTGCCGCGGCTCAAGACGCGCTACAACGACGAGATCCGGTCGGCGCTCTTCGAGCAGTTCAGCCACGAGAACATCAACCAGGTGGCGCGACTCGTCAAGGTCGTCGTCAACATGGGTGTCGGTGACGCCGCGAAGGACTCCAAGCTCATCGAGGGCGCGATCCGCGACCTGACCCAGATCACGGGCCAGAAGCCGCAGGTCACCAAGGCTCGCAAGTCGATCGCGCAGTTCAAGCTGCGCGAGGGCATGCCGATCGGCGCGCACGTCACGCTGCGCGGCGACCGTGCCTGGGAGTTCCTCGACCGTCTGCTCTCCACCGCGCTGCCGCGCATCCGCGACTTCCGCGGCCTGTCGCCCAAGCAGTTCGACGGTCACGGCAACTACACGTTCGGCCTCGTGGAGCAGTCCGTGTTCCACGAGATCGACCAGGACAAGATCGACCGTGTCCGCGGTATGGACATCACGATCGTGACCACCGCGACGACGGACGACGAGGGCCGCGCGCTCCTCAAGCTCCTCGGCTTCCCGTTCAAGGAGAACTGA
- the rplX gene encoding 50S ribosomal protein L24, which produces MAKIKKGDLVLVISGRDKGQQGRVLEVLPETQRVVVEGVQRVQKHTKAGQTSRGTRTGGIETIEAPIHISNVMLVDPETKKGTRVGYRTEQVERDGRTRNVRVRVAKRSGKDI; this is translated from the coding sequence ATGGCGAAGATCAAGAAGGGCGACCTCGTCCTCGTGATCTCGGGCCGCGACAAGGGCCAGCAGGGACGCGTCCTCGAGGTGCTCCCCGAGACGCAGCGTGTCGTGGTGGAGGGCGTCCAGCGTGTGCAGAAGCACACGAAGGCCGGCCAGACCTCGCGCGGCACCCGCACCGGTGGCATCGAGACGATCGAGGCCCCCATCCACATCAGCAACGTGATGCTCGTGGACCCGGAGACCAAGAAGGGCACCCGGGTCGGCTACCGCACCGAGCAGGTCGAGCGCGACGGGCGCACGCGCAACGTGCGCGTCCGCGTCGCCAAGCGCTCCGGTAAGGACATCTGA
- the rplN gene encoding 50S ribosomal protein L14 — protein sequence MIQQESRLRVADNTGAKEILCIRVLGGSGRRYAGIGDVIVATVKDAIPGGNVKKGDVVKAVIVRTRKERRRPDGSYIKFDENAAVILKNDGEPRGTRIFGPVGRELRDKKFMKIISLAPEVI from the coding sequence ATGATCCAGCAGGAGTCGCGACTGCGTGTCGCCGACAACACGGGTGCCAAGGAGATCCTCTGCATCCGTGTGCTCGGCGGCTCCGGCCGCCGGTACGCGGGCATCGGTGACGTCATCGTCGCCACCGTGAAGGACGCCATCCCCGGCGGCAACGTCAAGAAGGGCGACGTCGTCAAGGCGGTCATCGTCCGCACCCGCAAGGAGCGTCGGCGCCCCGACGGCTCGTACATCAAGTTCGACGAGAACGCGGCTGTGATCCTCAAGAACGACGGCGAGCCTCGTGGCACGCGCATCTTCGGCCCGGTGGGCCGGGAGCTGCGTGACAAGAAGTTCATGAAGATCATCTCGCTCGCTCCGGAGGTGATCTGA
- the rpsQ gene encoding 30S ribosomal protein S17 gives MTTKHEQTTATSEPRADRKTRRGYVVSDKMDKTVVVEVEDRVKHPLYGKVIRRTSKVKAHDELNAAGVGDLVEIMETRPLSAAKHFRLVEILQKAK, from the coding sequence ATGACCACCAAGCACGAGCAGACGACGGCGACGTCGGAGCCCCGCGCGGACCGCAAGACCCGCCGCGGCTACGTCGTGTCCGACAAGATGGACAAGACGGTCGTGGTCGAGGTCGAGGACCGCGTCAAGCACCCGCTGTACGGCAAGGTCATCCGCCGGACCAGCAAGGTCAAGGCGCACGACGAGCTGAACGCCGCCGGCGTCGGCGACCTGGTCGAGATCATGGAGACCCGGCCGCTGTCGGCAGCCAAGCACTTCCGGCTCGTCGAGATCCTCCAGAAGGCCAAGTAA
- the rpmC gene encoding 50S ribosomal protein L29, whose amino-acid sequence MAIGTKELAPTELDTFDDEKLVAELKKAKEELFNLRFQSATGQLESHGRLKAVRRDIARIYTILRERELGIRTAPSAE is encoded by the coding sequence ATGGCTATCGGAACCAAGGAGCTGGCTCCCACGGAGCTGGACACCTTCGACGACGAGAAGCTGGTCGCCGAGCTGAAGAAGGCCAAGGAGGAGCTGTTCAACCTCCGCTTCCAGTCCGCGACCGGTCAGCTCGAGAGCCACGGACGGCTCAAGGCCGTCCGCCGCGACATCGCGCGCATCTACACGATCCTGCGCGAGCGTGAGCTCGGCATCCGTACCGCCCCGAGCGCGGAGTGA